AATTGAACGCGAAGACGAATTTATCGATTGGGCGCAATCGGCACAAGCCGTTCATCGTCAGATTCGCGGCTTGTCACCTTGGCCAGGCGCCAGTGCCTGGGATGGCGAACAGACGTACAAAATGTGGTCGGCGAAAAAACATGAAGGCACTGTGAAACTTGAGCCGGGTCAGGTACGTCGTATCGGTGGAGAGATTGTTGTAGGCTGTGGCGATGGCGCGCTTGTTCTCGAGACGATTCAACCTTCGGGGAAGCGGAAAATGTCGGCGCGCGATTGGTTTGGCGGCCTGCGCCAGGACGATTTTGCGTTTGTGCGAGGACTGCCATCATGAAAGATACCGCGCGTTCTGTCGCATTTCGAACGCTGTCCCGCGTCTATGAAGACGAGGCGTTTACGAATGTCGCATTATTACACGCTCTGTCGGACGACACGTTGTCCCCGCGGGACAAGGCCCTTTGCACGGAAATTGTCTATGGGACGGTACGTCATCAGATTACGATTGACGCACTGCTCCAATTATATATCAAGCGGAAACTGCGGGACGTCGAGCAGAAAGTGCTCACAATCCTTCGGATGAGTGTGTATCAGCTGGCGTATTTGGCGCGTGTTCCAGCGTATGCCGTGATTGACGAAGCGGTCAATCTCGCGAAACGTCACGCGCGCCCCGCCAGCGGTTTTGTCAATGGCGTGTTGCGTTCCTACTTGCGCGCAGGTGGGACGGTGGAGGAGCGGATGGAAGATTTGCTCCGCAAGCGTCGGGCGAACGACGTGTCGGCGCTCAGTTTGCGCCATGGGTTTCCAGAGTGGATGGTTCGCGCGTTGATGGACGCCTATGGGTGCCCACGGGCCGAGGCGATGCTCGCCGCCTGTAATGACGCGGCGCCACTCACGGTTCGAGTGAATCCATTAAAGACGACGCGTCATGAACTGAAAGAGACACTCGCAGAGGCACTGCACACGGATGTTCGGGATGGCGGATTGTCACCACAGGCGCTTGTCGTCCCGGGCGCGGTCAACGTGGAGAACTTACCTGCGTATCAAACGGGTCAATGCACCATTCAGGATGAGGCGGCGATGTTGATTGCGCCACTTTTGGGGCCAGAGCCAGGAATGCATGTTCTGGATATGTGTGCGGCGCCTGGTGGCAAGACGACGCACATTGCCGAATTAATGCGCGATGAGGGCACAATAGATGCATACGACGTGTATCTGCAGAAGGTGCGAATGATTAAGGCGCAGGCCGAGCGTTTGGGGTTGCGAAGCATTGTGGCTTCACTCGGCGATGGACGCCAATTCGCAGACAAACAAGCTAAGTACGACGCGGTCTTGGTCGATGCACCCTGTAGTGGGTTGGGCGTCATGCGCAGGCGACCAGATATTCGCCATCGCCGCAAGCCGTCAGATATTTTGCAGTTGGTGACGCTTCAGCGCGAACTGCTCGGTGCGGCGATTCAAGCGACACGGCCGGGCGGTGTGATTGTCTACGCGACATGCACGCTCTTGCCGGAAGAAAACCAGCAAGTCGTCGATTGGATTCAACAGCATGCAGGTGTATCGGTTGTCGTAGAGGATATTCGCGAGTCGGTTCCGGCTATGCTCGCGGACGATGTGTCAGGCGGTTTGACCATCACGCCCGAGCGGTATGGCACGGATGGATTTTTTATGGCGCGGTTGAGAAAGCAGTAGGGGGTGACGAAGTTGGTACACTTGTATGATTTTACATTGAGCGAACTGACGACGTGGATGCAAGAGGAGCACGGCGAGCCGGCATACCGCGCACGTCAGGTGTTTGAGTGGTTGTATCAGAAGCGCGTGACGACGTTTGACGAGATGACGAATTTGCCGAAAGGCTTGCGCAACAAGCTGGCGGAAACTTGTGTTCTCGGCACGGCGGCGGAAGTGACACATCAACAGTCGAAGGTTGATCCGACGACGAAGTTTTTATTGGGTTGGCCCGACGGCGTCACCGTGGAGACGGTCTTGATGCAGCATAACTACGGCAACAGCGTCTGTGTGTCGTCGCAGGTTGGGTGCAAGATGGGCTGTACGTTTTGTGCGTCCACGCTCGGCGGCATGATTCGCCAGATGCGTGCGGGTGAGATGGTGGAACAGCTGTTGTTCAGCCAGCGGTTGCTCGACGATAAGGGCGAACGCGTGTCGTCGGTTGTATTGATGGGTTCGGGCGAGCCGATGGACAACTACGACCAAGTGATGCGCTTTGTCGACATCATCAGCGATGCGCATGGCTTAAATATCGGCCAGCGCCATATCACCATTTCCACGGTCGGCCTGGTACCTGGCATTAAGCGGTTGGCGGACGAAGGGCGGCCGATGACCTTGGCGGTATCTCTGCACGCGCCAAACGACGCGCTGCGTTCGTCCATGATGCCTGTCAATAAGGCGTATCCAATTGCCAAGCTGATGGATGCATGTCATTATTACAATCAAAAAACAGGCAAGCGAATTAGTTTTGAATATGCATTGGTCGGCGGCAAGAACGACTCGCTCGAGTGCGCAAAGGAACTTGCTGACTTGTTGCGGGGATTGCCTTGCCACGTGAACTTGATTCCGGTCAATTACGTACCGGAGCGCGATGTGCAAAGAACGGCGAAGAAACAGATTTACGCGTTCTGGAATGCCCTTCAGTCGTACGGTGTGAATGCGACAATCCGCCGGGAGATGGGGCACGATATCGCGGCTGCGTGTGGTCAGCTTCGCGCTGAGCATATGAAAG
Above is a genomic segment from Alicyclobacillus acidoterrestris containing:
- the rsmB gene encoding 16S rRNA (cytosine(967)-C(5))-methyltransferase RsmB, with the translated sequence MKDTARSVAFRTLSRVYEDEAFTNVALLHALSDDTLSPRDKALCTEIVYGTVRHQITIDALLQLYIKRKLRDVEQKVLTILRMSVYQLAYLARVPAYAVIDEAVNLAKRHARPASGFVNGVLRSYLRAGGTVEERMEDLLRKRRANDVSALSLRHGFPEWMVRALMDAYGCPRAEAMLAACNDAAPLTVRVNPLKTTRHELKETLAEALHTDVRDGGLSPQALVVPGAVNVENLPAYQTGQCTIQDEAAMLIAPLLGPEPGMHVLDMCAAPGGKTTHIAELMRDEGTIDAYDVYLQKVRMIKAQAERLGLRSIVASLGDGRQFADKQAKYDAVLVDAPCSGLGVMRRRPDIRHRRKPSDILQLVTLQRELLGAAIQATRPGGVIVYATCTLLPEENQQVVDWIQQHAGVSVVVEDIRESVPAMLADDVSGGLTITPERYGTDGFFMARLRKQ
- the rlmN gene encoding 23S rRNA (adenine(2503)-C(2))-methyltransferase RlmN — its product is MVHLYDFTLSELTTWMQEEHGEPAYRARQVFEWLYQKRVTTFDEMTNLPKGLRNKLAETCVLGTAAEVTHQQSKVDPTTKFLLGWPDGVTVETVLMQHNYGNSVCVSSQVGCKMGCTFCASTLGGMIRQMRAGEMVEQLLFSQRLLDDKGERVSSVVLMGSGEPMDNYDQVMRFVDIISDAHGLNIGQRHITISTVGLVPGIKRLADEGRPMTLAVSLHAPNDALRSSMMPVNKAYPIAKLMDACHYYNQKTGKRISFEYALVGGKNDSLECAKELADLLRGLPCHVNLIPVNYVPERDVQRTAKKQIYAFWNALQSYGVNATIRREMGHDIAAACGQLRAEHMKERA